Within the Oscillospiraceae bacterium genome, the region CACCCTTGCGCCTCGGCTCATGGCCGCCATGGCCGCTGCGCCTGTCATGGCGGCTGCGCCGGCGGCCATGCCTGCGGCGCTTTCGGCGGATGTCGGCGGGTACGGAGGCGCGCGCATCGAGGTCCGCGCCGAATATAACATCAGCGGGATACAGAACACCGAGCAGATGCAAACCGCTCTGTCTGAGAGCAATGAAAACCTGCGGGAATTGATCCGGGAAGTTATCGAAGACGAGGGGCGCGACGCCGCGCGGAGGCGATATTGATGGCAGGAACATATACGACCATCCAGGGCGACATGTGGGACGGGATTGCTCATACGCAGCTCGGTAGCGCGTTCTACAAGGACAGCCTCATGACCGCAAACCGCAAATATCTCCGGTACTACATCTTTCCGGCCGGCATCACACTCACGCTGCCGGATGAGGGGGAGGAAAGTTCCGCCGATCTGCCGCCCTGGAGGCAGGTGAACGGCTGATGATTGACAAAGACCTCGCGAGGCGCACAAACGTAGAGGTGTATTTCGACGGCGTGAACATCTCGCAGTCGCTCAGAGAATACCTTCTGGCACTCGACTACACGGACAATGAGGAAGGCGAGTCCGACGACTTGCAGATCTCGCTTGAGGA harbors:
- a CDS encoding phage tail protein, whose translation is MAGTYTTIQGDMWDGIAHTQLGSAFYKDSLMTANRKYLRYYIFPAGITLTLPDEGEESSADLPPWRQVNG